In one Desulfobulbaceae bacterium genomic region, the following are encoded:
- the hisB gene encoding imidazoleglycerol-phosphate dehydratase HisB, with protein MTYLPARQSEIHRQTKETKIAIALTLDGTGRVDIKTGVPFMDHMLTLMAVHGFFDLTITAEGDIEVDGHHTVEDIGICLGQALKKALNANRGIKRFGNALVPMDETLVQVALDLSNRPFLAYQVTIRDSKVGTFDTELAKEFLRSLSLHGGITLHVDLVRGENTHHIIEAIFKALGRALDQATTVDSRLDGVLSSKGTL; from the coding sequence ATGACTTACTTGCCCGCCCGGCAGAGTGAAATTCACCGCCAGACCAAAGAGACAAAAATTGCCATTGCCCTCACCCTGGACGGCACTGGACGAGTTGACATTAAGACAGGGGTGCCTTTTATGGATCACATGCTCACCCTCATGGCTGTTCATGGTTTTTTTGACCTTACTATCACCGCTGAGGGTGATATTGAAGTCGATGGTCATCATACGGTAGAGGATATAGGCATCTGCCTTGGCCAGGCCTTGAAAAAAGCCCTTAATGCAAACCGTGGTATCAAACGCTTTGGCAACGCCTTGGTCCCCATGGATGAAACGCTGGTTCAGGTTGCTCTTGATCTTTCCAACCGCCCCTTTCTTGCCTATCAGGTCACGATCAGGGATTCGAAGGTTGGCACTTTTGACACTGAACTCGCCAAGGAGTTTCTTCGCAGCTTAAGCCTTCATGGTGGAATCACACTCCATGTCGACCTGGTTCGCGGGGAGAATACTCATCACATTATTGAAGCGATCTTTAAAGCTCTGGGCAGAGCCCTTGATCAAGCGACAACTGTGGACTCTCGTCTTGATGGCGTTCTTTCGTCCAAAGGGACATTATGA